A stretch of the Amycolatopsis sp. BJA-103 genome encodes the following:
- a CDS encoding DUF2867 domain-containing protein encodes MKLANTAHTTRAWRIHEVAGDFDLEDVWALETPGGPDDFAKLVKQFSSGDFPDGAPLVVRALWSLRWKLGALLRLDDRDSGLDSRVGSLRDRLPEGLRDTPTGPDEDWLPFTPLYRLDDEFAAEMANRTMHGVLHLAWIEDEPGRYRGQMAVLVKPNGRFGRAYMGFIKPFRYLFVYPALMRMIEQEWKSH; translated from the coding sequence ATGAAGCTCGCCAACACGGCCCACACGACGCGGGCTTGGCGGATCCACGAGGTCGCCGGGGACTTCGACCTCGAAGACGTCTGGGCGCTGGAAACACCCGGTGGTCCTGACGACTTCGCCAAGCTGGTGAAGCAGTTCTCGTCGGGCGATTTCCCGGACGGGGCACCGCTCGTCGTCCGCGCGCTGTGGTCGCTGCGCTGGAAACTCGGCGCACTGCTCCGGCTGGACGACCGCGACTCCGGTCTCGATTCCCGGGTCGGGTCGCTGCGCGACAGGCTGCCCGAAGGCCTGCGGGACACACCCACAGGACCGGATGAGGACTGGCTGCCGTTCACGCCGCTGTACCGGCTCGACGACGAGTTCGCCGCCGAGATGGCGAACCGGACCATGCACGGCGTCCTGCATCTCGCGTGGATCGAGGACGAGCCGGGGCGATATCGCGGTCAGATGGCGGTGCTCGTCAAGCCCAACGGCCGGTTCGGCCGGGCGTACATGGGGTTCATCAAGCCGTTCCGGTACCTGTTCGTCTACCCCGCGCTCATGCGGATGATCGAACAGGAGTGGAAGTCCCACTAA
- a CDS encoding TetR/AcrR family transcriptional regulator yields MAAETRTPPSAWIDAGLLALATGGPDAVRVEALAKALGVTKGGFYGHFADRGALIEEMLATWERMSTGLLFESVEREGGDARAKIRRAGLLASDRLLPIDLAIRDWARRDPEVADRLRRVDNQRMDYLRSLMREIFTDEDEVEARCLLAFSLLIGKHFMAADHGARSRDEVTELAGKLILGGLGHDG; encoded by the coding sequence ATGGCCGCCGAAACCCGGACCCCGCCGAGCGCCTGGATCGACGCGGGGCTGCTCGCCCTAGCCACCGGAGGACCCGACGCGGTCCGCGTCGAGGCGCTCGCGAAAGCGCTCGGCGTCACCAAAGGCGGGTTCTACGGCCATTTCGCCGATCGCGGCGCGCTGATCGAGGAAATGCTCGCCACCTGGGAGCGGATGAGTACCGGCCTGCTGTTCGAGAGCGTGGAGCGCGAGGGCGGCGACGCCAGGGCGAAGATCCGGCGCGCGGGCCTGCTCGCCAGTGATCGCCTGCTGCCGATCGACCTCGCGATCCGTGACTGGGCCAGGCGTGACCCGGAGGTGGCCGATCGGCTCCGGCGGGTCGACAACCAGCGGATGGACTACCTGCGGTCCCTCATGCGCGAGATCTTCACCGACGAGGACGAGGTCGAAGCCCGCTGCCTGCTCGCGTTCTCATTGCTGATCGGCAAACACTTCATGGCCGCGGACCACGGCGCTCGCAGCCGCGACGAAGTCACGGAATTGGCGGGGAAGCTCATTCTCGGCGGGCTCGGTCATGACGGCTGA
- a CDS encoding thiolase family protein has protein sequence MHDAVIVDAVRTPIGKGKPGGALNEVHPVQLLAHTLRKLVERNGLDPVLIDDVIGGAVDQVGEQAQNVTRWAALAAGLPESVPATTVDRQCGSSQQAVHFAAQGVMAGAYDVVIACGVESMSRVPMWSNVLPGTDPLGPGVAERYPEGLVPQGISAELIAAKWSLTREAMDEFAVSSHRKAARAHELGRFASQIVPMETPSGLVSTDESVRPGTDLETLAKLRPAFQDPGVAARFPQIDWSVTAGNSSPINDGASAVLITSSETAARLGLRPRARLHSFAVTGSDPLLMLTGVIPATEKVLRRAGLRLADIDLFEINEAFASVVLAWQQETGADPAKVNVHGGAIALGHPLGASGTRLMGTLVNALHHHGARYGLQAMCEGGGQANATILEAL, from the coding sequence GTGCACGACGCGGTCATCGTCGACGCCGTCCGCACCCCGATCGGCAAGGGCAAGCCCGGCGGCGCCCTGAACGAGGTCCATCCGGTCCAGTTGCTCGCCCACACCCTGCGCAAGCTCGTCGAACGCAACGGGCTCGACCCGGTCCTGATCGACGACGTCATCGGCGGCGCGGTCGACCAGGTCGGCGAGCAGGCCCAGAACGTCACGCGGTGGGCGGCGCTCGCGGCCGGACTGCCGGAAAGCGTGCCCGCGACCACCGTCGACCGGCAGTGCGGCAGCAGTCAGCAGGCCGTGCACTTCGCCGCGCAAGGCGTGATGGCGGGCGCGTACGACGTCGTCATCGCCTGTGGTGTCGAGTCCATGAGCCGGGTCCCGATGTGGTCGAACGTGTTGCCGGGTACCGATCCCCTCGGCCCCGGCGTCGCCGAGCGCTATCCCGAAGGCTTGGTACCGCAAGGGATCAGCGCCGAACTCATCGCCGCGAAGTGGTCACTCACCCGCGAAGCGATGGACGAGTTCGCGGTGTCGTCGCACCGGAAGGCGGCGCGGGCGCACGAACTCGGGCGGTTCGCGAGCCAGATCGTGCCGATGGAGACGCCGTCGGGACTGGTGTCCACCGACGAGTCCGTCCGGCCCGGCACCGATCTCGAAACGCTCGCCAAACTGCGCCCCGCGTTCCAGGATCCGGGGGTGGCCGCGCGGTTCCCGCAGATCGACTGGTCGGTGACCGCGGGCAACAGCAGCCCGATCAACGACGGCGCCTCCGCCGTGCTCATCACCTCCAGCGAGACCGCTGCCCGCCTGGGTCTGCGGCCCCGTGCCCGCCTGCACAGTTTCGCCGTCACCGGGTCCGACCCGCTGCTCATGCTCACCGGTGTCATCCCGGCGACGGAGAAGGTGCTGCGGCGCGCGGGTCTGCGACTGGCGGACATCGACCTGTTCGAGATCAACGAGGCGTTCGCGAGTGTCGTGCTCGCGTGGCAGCAGGAAACCGGCGCCGATCCGGCCAAGGTCAACGTCCACGGCGGCGCTATCGCGCTGGGCCACCCGCTCGGCGCGAGCGGGACCCGGCTGATGGGCACGCTGGTCAACGCGCTGCATCACCACGGCGCCCGGTACGGCCTGCAAGCGATGTGCGAGGGCGGCGGCCAGGCCAACGCGACCATCCTGGAGGCGTTGTGA
- the nikE gene encoding nickel ABC transporter ATP-binding protein NikE, whose product MSPLLELKNLGVTYTTGSGEIAAVRGVDLVLEAGDTLGVAGESGSGKSTVAMSVLRLLPNSAKVSGEILLDGEDVTTMKWGRLRAVRWAEASVVFQGAMHALNPVRRIGEQIAEPIRLHPPEGKALSDAAVQAKVAELLEQVDLPPGRAGAYPHELSGGQKQRVMIAMALACSPRLIIADEPTTALDVVVQAQVLDLLGRLVAEQGIGLIMISHDLSVLAATCRRIAVMYDGEIVEERPSAELMSAPRHEHSKALAAAFPTVGDPVSRFAPATSTPLPPEPDRSGEQPALLEAEDLRVSFRDRTGKRINAVAGVTLQVRKDEIVALVGQSGSGKTTLARTLLGLQKPDSGAVRYDGKPVPLGGAGLKAYRRQVQLVLQDPTSALNPNHTVYEAVAEGPRIHGMGANEHEIVTKALEAAELRPAEKFLDRLPHELSGGQRQRVVIAGALALDPGVVVADEPVASLDASVRGEILALLLRLRRELGLAGLVITHDLGLAWNIADRVAVMYRGELVEVGTVEEVLLDPKHDYTKSLLAALPGGTAQRAAADR is encoded by the coding sequence ATGAGCCCCTTGCTGGAACTGAAGAACCTCGGCGTCACCTACACCACCGGGAGCGGCGAGATCGCCGCCGTCCGTGGCGTAGACCTGGTGCTCGAAGCCGGCGACACCCTCGGGGTGGCGGGGGAGTCGGGGTCGGGGAAGTCGACGGTCGCGATGAGCGTGCTCAGGCTGCTCCCGAATTCGGCGAAGGTCAGCGGCGAAATCCTGCTGGACGGCGAAGACGTCACGACGATGAAGTGGGGGCGGCTGCGCGCGGTGCGCTGGGCCGAGGCGTCGGTGGTGTTCCAGGGCGCGATGCACGCGCTCAACCCGGTCCGCCGGATCGGGGAGCAGATCGCCGAGCCGATCCGCCTGCACCCGCCCGAGGGCAAGGCCCTGTCGGACGCCGCCGTCCAGGCCAAGGTGGCGGAACTGCTCGAACAGGTCGATCTGCCGCCCGGCCGGGCCGGGGCGTACCCGCACGAACTGTCCGGCGGGCAGAAGCAGCGCGTCATGATCGCGATGGCGCTGGCCTGTTCGCCGCGGCTGATCATCGCGGACGAGCCGACCACCGCACTCGACGTCGTCGTCCAGGCCCAGGTGCTCGACCTGCTGGGCAGACTGGTCGCCGAGCAGGGAATCGGGCTGATCATGATCAGCCACGACCTGTCGGTGCTCGCCGCGACCTGCCGCCGGATCGCGGTGATGTACGACGGCGAGATCGTCGAGGAACGGCCGAGCGCGGAGCTGATGAGCGCGCCGCGTCACGAGCACAGCAAGGCGCTCGCGGCCGCGTTCCCGACCGTCGGCGACCCGGTGTCCCGGTTCGCGCCCGCCACCAGCACCCCGTTGCCGCCGGAACCGGACCGCTCCGGTGAGCAGCCCGCGCTGCTGGAGGCCGAAGACCTGCGCGTCAGCTTCCGCGACCGCACGGGCAAGCGGATCAACGCCGTCGCCGGGGTGACCCTCCAGGTGCGGAAGGACGAGATCGTCGCGCTCGTCGGCCAGTCCGGTTCGGGTAAGACGACGCTCGCCAGGACGCTGCTGGGGCTGCAGAAACCCGACTCCGGCGCGGTGCGGTACGACGGCAAGCCGGTCCCGCTCGGCGGTGCCGGGCTCAAGGCGTACCGGCGGCAGGTCCAGCTGGTCCTGCAGGATCCGACCAGCGCGCTGAACCCGAACCACACGGTGTACGAGGCCGTCGCGGAAGGCCCCCGCATTCACGGCATGGGCGCGAACGAGCACGAGATCGTCACCAAGGCGCTCGAAGCGGCGGAACTGCGGCCCGCGGAGAAGTTCCTCGACCGGCTCCCGCACGAACTGTCGGGCGGGCAGCGTCAGCGGGTCGTCATCGCGGGCGCGCTCGCGCTGGACCCCGGCGTGGTCGTGGCCGACGAGCCGGTGGCGTCGCTCGACGCGTCGGTGCGGGGGGAGATCCTCGCGCTGCTGCTGCGCCTGCGACGTGAGCTGGGTCTCGCCGGGCTCGTGATCACCCACGACCTCGGGCTGGCCTGGAACATCGCCGACCGCGTCGCGGTGATGTACCGCGGTGAGCTGGTGGAGGTCGGTACCGTGGAAGAGGTCCTGCTGGACCCCAAACACGACTACACGAAATCGCTGCTCGCCGCGCTTCCCGGTGGCACCGCCCAGCGAGCGGCGGCCGACCGCTGA
- a CDS encoding ABC transporter permease: MTEALSSLDQTSALVDPDERRGGTGTTRFVLSKIGGALASLALVVVLGFFLFRTLPGDPVRFMVRDRPTDAKMIAELRERMGVDKPLLQQFWDYVVALLQGDMGGSYLQQRPVADMIGERLWPTILLVGSATVLAIALGLWLGIRAGWRRGSRFDKVQTGLALTLWSVPQFWLGLILLVSTNGLFPSRGMHSPDVEPGFFSEGLDVLHHLVLPCVTLLVVFYAQYMLVMRSSLIGEMNSDYLTTARAKGLRDDLVRKRHAVPNALLPTVTLVFMQFGMVVSGAVSVEAVFSWPGLGQLLYEALRGPDLPVLQGVFVVLAGAVVLMNLLAELLYRVLDPRVRTA, encoded by the coding sequence TTGACCGAGGCACTCAGTTCTCTCGACCAGACCTCGGCGCTCGTCGACCCCGACGAGCGCCGAGGGGGGACCGGCACCACCCGGTTCGTTCTCTCCAAGATCGGCGGCGCGCTGGCGAGCCTCGCGCTCGTCGTCGTGCTCGGCTTCTTCCTGTTCCGGACCCTGCCCGGCGATCCCGTCCGGTTCATGGTCCGCGACCGGCCGACCGACGCGAAGATGATCGCGGAGCTGCGGGAGCGGATGGGCGTGGACAAGCCGCTGCTCCAGCAGTTCTGGGACTACGTCGTCGCTCTGCTCCAGGGCGACATGGGCGGCTCGTACCTGCAGCAGCGCCCGGTCGCCGACATGATCGGCGAGCGGTTGTGGCCGACGATCCTGCTCGTCGGCAGCGCGACCGTGCTGGCGATCGCCCTCGGCCTGTGGCTCGGCATCCGTGCGGGCTGGCGCCGGGGGAGCAGGTTCGACAAGGTCCAAACAGGACTCGCGCTGACCCTGTGGTCGGTCCCGCAGTTCTGGCTCGGGCTCATCCTGCTGGTCTCCACCAACGGCCTGTTCCCGAGCCGGGGCATGCATTCCCCGGACGTGGAGCCGGGTTTCTTCAGTGAAGGGCTCGACGTCCTCCACCATCTCGTGCTGCCGTGCGTGACCTTGCTGGTGGTGTTCTACGCCCAGTACATGCTGGTCATGCGGTCGTCGCTGATCGGCGAGATGAATTCGGACTACCTCACCACCGCACGGGCCAAGGGCCTGCGCGACGACCTGGTCCGCAAGCGGCATGCCGTGCCCAACGCCCTGCTCCCGACGGTGACGCTGGTCTTCATGCAGTTCGGCATGGTGGTCTCGGGCGCTGTCTCGGTCGAGGCCGTGTTCAGCTGGCCGGGCCTCGGGCAATTGCTCTACGAAGCTCTCCGCGGACCTGACCTGCCTGTCCTGCAGGGGGTCTTCGTCGTCCTCGCCGGCGCGGTGGTGCTGATGAACCTGCTCGCGGAGTTGCTCTACCGCGTGCTCGACCCCAGGGTGCGGACGGCATGA
- a CDS encoding winged helix-turn-helix transcriptional regulator produces the protein MTEGPRDCSIANAMEVIGERWSLLALREVFFGARRFDQIVRNTGASRDILTARLRKLVEAGILEKRLYEEHPPRYEYVLTKAGHALNHVLLNLMAWGDEYVTDGPPPTVWRHSCGEDLAPETVCAHCREPVREKDMALVRSSRRVRGS, from the coding sequence ATGACCGAAGGACCGAGGGACTGCTCGATCGCCAACGCGATGGAGGTGATCGGGGAGCGCTGGAGCCTGCTCGCGCTGCGCGAGGTGTTCTTCGGGGCGCGGCGGTTCGACCAGATCGTCCGCAACACCGGCGCGAGCCGGGACATCCTGACCGCGCGGCTGCGCAAGCTCGTCGAGGCGGGAATCCTCGAGAAACGGCTGTACGAGGAGCATCCGCCGCGGTACGAGTACGTGCTCACCAAGGCCGGGCACGCGCTCAACCACGTGCTGCTGAACCTCATGGCTTGGGGCGACGAGTACGTCACGGACGGGCCACCGCCGACGGTGTGGCGTCATTCGTGCGGCGAGGACCTCGCGCCGGAGACGGTGTGCGCGCACTGCCGCGAACCGGTGCGGGAGAAGGACATGGCGCTGGTGCGGAGCAGCCGGCGCGTTCGCGGCTCGTGA
- a CDS encoding ABC transporter permease, producing the protein MTTAEKPGSIVWRRRRAAVAKHWHEFTTNKAGVFGLAFLGVITVLAVLAPVISDESGLDVTKATGGSLNPPSGEYWLGTEIDGRSVLLMTFWGARISLLTGFSAALLSVLIGTVVGIAAAHFRGWSSGLLLRFTDFFLVLPSLVLAVALASVLDQGAMTVIVAIGVTAWPSTARLVRAQTLTIEGRPYIERAKALGGGHLHIIGKHVLPGVMPLVLANTTLVVGNAVIADATLAFLGVGNPNTISWGTMLQTALNNGAISKGAWWNLLPPGIAIVVIVLAFTLVGRALETVLNPRLKGQRS; encoded by the coding sequence ATGACCACAGCGGAAAAACCCGGCTCGATCGTCTGGCGCCGCCGTCGCGCGGCCGTGGCGAAGCACTGGCACGAGTTCACCACGAACAAGGCGGGCGTCTTCGGCCTGGCCTTCCTCGGCGTCATCACGGTGCTGGCCGTCCTCGCCCCGGTGATCTCGGACGAGTCCGGGCTCGACGTCACCAAGGCCACCGGCGGTTCCCTGAACCCGCCCAGCGGGGAGTACTGGCTGGGCACCGAGATCGACGGCCGCTCGGTGCTGCTGATGACGTTCTGGGGCGCGCGGATCTCGCTGCTCACCGGCTTCTCGGCGGCGCTGCTCTCGGTACTGATCGGCACGGTCGTCGGGATCGCGGCCGCGCATTTCCGCGGCTGGTCGTCCGGGCTGCTGCTGCGGTTCACCGACTTCTTCCTGGTGCTGCCGTCGCTCGTGCTCGCGGTGGCGCTGGCGTCGGTGCTGGACCAGGGCGCGATGACGGTGATCGTCGCCATCGGTGTCACCGCCTGGCCGAGCACCGCGCGGCTGGTCCGGGCACAGACCCTCACGATCGAGGGCCGTCCGTACATCGAGCGCGCGAAGGCGCTCGGCGGCGGTCACCTGCACATCATCGGCAAGCACGTCCTGCCCGGTGTCATGCCGCTCGTGCTGGCCAACACCACGCTCGTCGTCGGGAACGCGGTCATCGCGGACGCGACGCTGGCCTTCCTCGGTGTCGGCAACCCGAACACCATCTCCTGGGGCACCATGCTGCAGACGGCGTTGAACAACGGCGCGATCAGCAAGGGCGCCTGGTGGAACCTGCTGCCGCCGGGTATCGCGATCGTCGTGATCGTCCTCGCTTTCACTCTCGTCGGACGTGCGCTGGAAACCGTGCTGAACCCGCGCCTGAAGGGACAGCGCTCATGA
- the mptB gene encoding polyprenol phosphomannose-dependent alpha 1,6 mannosyltransferase MptB: MATTTDTPQTPSAGSLGERLRVPSRFPYRTIAMGTIGSTLLMLAALGAGGILIRDPVLGHGPLSWIRYGHGRMLANAMLYTGFALIIWAWVRLGRYALAGRIGSRPIVIAAACWMAPLLVSPPLFTRDVFSYLAQGAQLLNGLDPYANGPAELTVLPDVVQNVHPLWQTTPAPYGPLFLLFAKWIVAVTGNDMIAGVIATRLVLMIGLVGMLWSLPRLVKHLGGKLPITLWLAIASPMTVIHLVGGPHNDLLMLGFLTVGVLAALERKHVVAIVLVTIGMLIKPTAAWALPFLVWVWANHLPGDRKVVNFFRAGAASVGIFLPVFVAGTWLSLGSVNLGWLGGLKAPTLIANWMNFPTGIGEIFYSLVNLVIDVEVSPFVTVFRAIAMVGLFVFAGRQWWLARNGGNPAIHRMAIVLLAGAIVPPPSLPWYLTWGFVVLSAFEWRRRNLAVVVAVSVFVTLVYYPTGEQALYDWWFMAGVVVASVYAAASLLRPDPLGIIAAWRGKPVEQFLPAEAPRS; this comes from the coding sequence ATGGCGACCACGACAGACACCCCGCAGACGCCCTCGGCCGGTTCGCTCGGCGAGCGGCTCCGGGTGCCATCCCGGTTCCCCTACCGCACGATCGCGATGGGAACCATCGGCAGCACGCTGCTGATGCTGGCCGCGCTCGGCGCCGGGGGCATCCTCATCCGTGACCCGGTCCTGGGCCACGGACCGTTGTCGTGGATCCGCTACGGCCACGGCCGCATGCTGGCCAACGCGATGCTCTACACGGGCTTCGCGCTGATCATCTGGGCCTGGGTCCGGCTGGGCCGCTACGCGCTCGCCGGCCGGATCGGCAGCCGTCCGATCGTGATCGCCGCGGCCTGCTGGATGGCGCCGCTCCTGGTCTCGCCGCCGCTGTTCACCCGCGACGTCTTCTCCTACCTCGCGCAGGGCGCGCAGCTGCTCAACGGGCTCGACCCGTACGCCAACGGCCCGGCCGAACTGACCGTGTTGCCGGACGTCGTGCAGAACGTCCACCCGCTGTGGCAGACCACCCCCGCGCCGTACGGTCCGCTGTTCCTGCTGTTCGCCAAGTGGATCGTCGCGGTCACCGGCAACGACATGATCGCCGGCGTCATCGCGACCCGCCTGGTGCTGATGATCGGCCTGGTCGGGATGCTGTGGTCGCTGCCGCGGCTGGTCAAGCACCTCGGCGGCAAGCTGCCGATCACCCTGTGGCTCGCGATCGCCAGCCCGATGACGGTGATCCACCTCGTCGGCGGACCGCACAACGACCTGCTGATGCTCGGCTTCCTCACCGTCGGCGTGCTGGCCGCGCTGGAACGCAAGCACGTCGTCGCGATCGTCCTGGTCACCATCGGCATGCTGATCAAGCCCACCGCGGCGTGGGCGCTGCCGTTCCTGGTCTGGGTCTGGGCGAACCATCTGCCCGGCGACCGGAAGGTGGTCAACTTCTTCCGCGCGGGCGCCGCGTCGGTCGGGATCTTCCTGCCGGTGTTCGTCGCCGGTACCTGGCTCTCGCTGGGCTCGGTCAACCTCGGCTGGCTGGGCGGCCTCAAGGCGCCGACGCTGATCGCGAACTGGATGAACTTCCCGACCGGGATCGGCGAGATCTTCTACTCGCTGGTGAACCTGGTGATCGACGTCGAGGTCTCGCCGTTCGTCACCGTGTTCCGGGCGATCGCGATGGTCGGCCTGTTCGTCTTCGCCGGCCGCCAATGGTGGCTGGCCCGCAACGGCGGCAACCCGGCGATCCACCGGATGGCGATCGTCCTGCTGGCCGGTGCGATCGTCCCGCCGCCCTCGCTGCCGTGGTACCTGACCTGGGGTTTCGTGGTCCTGTCCGCCTTCGAGTGGCGTCGGCGGAACCTCGCCGTCGTCGTCGCGGTCTCGGTGTTCGTGACGCTGGTGTACTACCCGACCGGCGAGCAGGCGCTGTACGACTGGTGGTTCATGGCGGGTGTCGTCGTCGCGAGCGTGTACGCGGCCGCCTCGCTGCTGCGGCCGGATCCGCTGGGGATCATCGCCGCTTGGCGGGGGAAGCCGGTGGAGCAGTTCCTGCCCGCCGAGGCCCCGCGTTCCTGA
- a CDS encoding ABC transporter substrate-binding protein, whose amino-acid sequence MVAVLAASAVATVPFVPVAAAQQQGKVLRVALTTGIDHLNPFTATLSAATQVGRFNYEFLTLPSAEDTQPTGGVAESWKTSDDKLTWTFTIRQGMKWSDGKPVTAQDPAYTFQRMLDDENARTANGSYVTNFASVSAPDDKTLVIKTKAPQSSMTSLDVPIVPKHIWEPIKDLNAPSTDEMAVVGVGSGPYLLTEYKKNEFVKFKANKDYWRGAPKVDELQLLQFKDAEAAVNALKQGEVDVINRLTPTQFDALKGEKNITTNKAPGRRYNEIILNFGVKNVADQPIGDGNPLLKDIRVRKAIAQAIDTQAIVDRVMSGYGQPGTGVVPAIYKAYTWSPGDAEKTKFDIGAANATLDQAGFAKGPDGIRVGPGGAKLEFRLAGHANRPFDQRTAQFVSGWLKDAGIGVKQELVSDDELNDRTTAGNYDLAISGYGTSPDPDYALSLNTCAARPNAEGNGGSSATFFCDPQFEDLYKKQLTEFDPAKRAEIVKQAQAVLANQYVDVVLDYDNVLEAYRSDKFASFAKQPQPDGAILEQTGYWGVYGATPADAAAASSEDGGSNTGLWIGIGAVVLVVLVGGGVLLGRRGKSADDRE is encoded by the coding sequence GTGGTCGCGGTCCTCGCCGCTTCGGCGGTCGCGACGGTGCCTTTCGTGCCGGTCGCGGCGGCGCAGCAGCAGGGCAAGGTGTTACGGGTGGCGCTCACGACCGGGATCGACCACCTGAACCCCTTCACCGCCACGCTGTCGGCGGCGACACAGGTCGGCCGGTTCAACTACGAGTTCCTCACGCTGCCTTCGGCGGAGGACACCCAGCCCACCGGCGGGGTCGCGGAGTCGTGGAAGACCTCCGACGACAAGCTCACCTGGACCTTCACCATCCGCCAGGGCATGAAGTGGTCGGACGGCAAGCCGGTGACCGCGCAGGACCCGGCGTACACCTTCCAGCGGATGCTCGACGACGAGAACGCCCGCACCGCGAACGGCAGCTACGTCACCAACTTCGCGTCGGTGTCGGCTCCGGACGACAAGACGCTCGTCATCAAGACCAAGGCGCCGCAGTCGAGCATGACCTCGCTCGACGTCCCGATCGTGCCCAAGCACATCTGGGAGCCGATCAAGGACCTCAACGCCCCCTCGACCGACGAGATGGCCGTGGTCGGCGTCGGCAGCGGCCCGTACCTGCTGACCGAGTACAAGAAGAACGAGTTCGTGAAGTTCAAGGCGAACAAGGACTACTGGCGTGGCGCGCCGAAGGTCGACGAACTGCAGCTGCTGCAGTTCAAGGACGCCGAGGCGGCGGTGAACGCGCTCAAGCAGGGCGAGGTCGACGTCATCAACCGGCTCACGCCGACGCAGTTCGACGCGCTCAAGGGCGAGAAGAACATCACCACGAACAAGGCGCCGGGGCGCCGGTACAACGAGATCATCCTCAACTTCGGCGTGAAGAACGTCGCCGACCAGCCGATCGGTGACGGCAACCCGCTGCTGAAGGACATCCGCGTCCGCAAGGCGATCGCGCAGGCCATCGACACCCAGGCGATCGTCGACCGGGTGATGAGCGGCTACGGCCAGCCCGGAACCGGCGTCGTGCCCGCGATCTACAAGGCCTACACCTGGTCCCCGGGCGACGCCGAGAAGACCAAGTTCGACATCGGCGCCGCGAACGCCACGCTCGACCAGGCAGGGTTCGCCAAGGGACCCGATGGCATCCGCGTCGGCCCCGGCGGGGCGAAGCTGGAGTTCCGGCTCGCCGGTCACGCGAACCGCCCGTTCGACCAGCGGACCGCGCAGTTCGTCTCCGGCTGGCTCAAGGACGCCGGCATCGGCGTCAAGCAGGAACTCGTTTCCGACGACGAGCTGAACGACCGCACCACCGCGGGCAACTACGACCTCGCGATCTCCGGTTACGGCACTTCGCCCGACCCGGACTACGCGCTGTCGCTCAACACCTGCGCCGCCCGCCCGAACGCCGAAGGCAACGGCGGCAGCAGCGCGACCTTCTTCTGCGACCCGCAGTTCGAAGACCTGTACAAGAAGCAGCTGACCGAGTTCGACCCGGCCAAGCGCGCCGAGATCGTCAAGCAGGCCCAGGCCGTGCTGGCGAACCAGTACGTCGACGTCGTCCTGGACTACGACAACGTGCTCGAGGCCTACCGCTCGGACAAGTTCGCCTCGTTCGCCAAGCAGCCGCAGCCCGACGGCGCGATCCTCGAGCAGACCGGTTACTGGGGCGTCTACGGCGCGACCCCGGCCGACGCGGCCGCGGCGAGCTCCGAGGACGGTGGCAGCAACACCGGACTGTGGATCGGCATCGGCGCGGTCGTGCTCGTGGTGCTCGTCGGCGGCGGAGTGCTGCTCGGACGGCGCGGCAAGTCCGCCGACGACCGGGAGTAA
- a CDS encoding antibiotic biosynthesis monooxygenase family protein: MTVGFVATHYPHTDHHDAFVSRVQRVADVLRSTPGCLAAECWVTPAGDAVVSIVRWESEAAQAASMQALGSADVDVAFDDREVRPREIVQLVSA; this comes from the coding sequence ATGACTGTCGGATTCGTGGCCACGCACTACCCGCACACCGACCATCACGACGCTTTCGTCTCGCGCGTCCAGCGAGTGGCCGACGTCTTGCGCTCCACTCCGGGCTGTCTCGCCGCCGAATGCTGGGTCACGCCCGCCGGCGACGCCGTGGTGTCGATCGTGCGCTGGGAATCCGAAGCGGCACAGGCGGCTTCGATGCAAGCCCTGGGATCCGCGGACGTGGACGTCGCCTTCGACGACCGCGAAGTCCGCCCGCGCGAGATCGTCCAACTGGTGTCGGCATGA